A region of the Micromonospora sediminicola genome:
CCAGGTCCTTGGCGGTGACGCCGGGCGCCAGTTCGCCGACCACGTTGACCGCCATGGTGCGCGGGCGGGCCTGCGGCAACGTCTGGGTGGCGAGCACGTGCTCGACCTCGCTGGTGCCGATGCCGAACGCGAGCGCGCCGAACGCGCCGTGGGTGGCGGTGTGCGAGTCGCCGCAGACGATCGTCATACCGGGCTGGGTGAGACCCAGCTGCGGGCCGATGACGTGCACGATGCCCTGGTTCTCGTCGCCCAGCGGGTGCAGCCGCACCCCGAACTCGGCGCAGTTGCGGCGCAGCGTCTCGATCTGGGTGCGGGAGGTGGGGTCCGCGATCGTGAGCAGGTCGCCGCGCCGGGAGCGGAAGGCCGGGTCGTCGTACCCGGTCGGGGTGTTGTGGTCCTCGGTCGCGATCGTCAGATCGGTCCGGCGCACCCCGCGCCCGGCCAGGCGCAGCCCGTCGAACGCCTGCGGGCTGGTCACCTCGTGCAGCAGGTGCAGGTCGATGAAGAGCAGGTCCGGCTCGCCGGCGGCGGAGCGGACCACGTGCGCGTCCCAGACCTTCTCGGCCAGGGTCCTCGGTTGAGTGACTCCCACCATCTGGACATCCTAAATTCTGGGAGGTAAATTTCGGCTTGTGGGACACAGTATGAGCGGTGTCGGCGTTCTCGACAAGGCGGTGGTCATCCTGGCCGCCTGTGTCGACGGCGCCAGCCTGGCCGAACTCGTTGAACGCACCAAGCTGCCCCGGGCCACCGCGCACCGGCTGGCACAGGCGCTGGAGATCCACCGGATGCTGGTCCGGGACACCCAGGGCCGATGGCGCCCGGGTCCGCGCCTGGGCGAGCTGGCCAACGCGGCCCCGGACGTGCTGCTCACCGCCGCCGAGCCGCTGCTCGCGGCGCTGCGCGACGCCACCGGCGAGAGCGCCCAGCTCTACCTGCGCCGCGCCGACGAGCGCATCTGCGTGGCCGCCGCCGAGCGCGCCAGCGGCCTGCGGGACACCGTCCCGGTCGGCTCGGTGCTGCCGATGACCGCCGGCTCGGCGGCCCAGATCCTGCTCGCCTGGGAGCCACCGGAAGCGGTCATGCCGCTGCTCCCCCGCTCCAAGTTCACCGGCCGCACGCTGGCCGAGGTGCGCCGGCGCGGCTGGGCGCAGAGCGTCGCGGAGCGGGAGGCCGGCGTGGCGAGCGTCTCCGCCCCGATCCGGGACCGCACCGGACGGGTGATCGCCGCGATCAGCATCTCCGGCCCGATCGAACGCCTCGGCCGCCGCCCCGGCGAACGCCACGCCATGGCCGTCGTCCGCGCCGGCCAACGCCTCTCCGGCCTCTGACCCCCGGCTGCCCGGCTGCCCGGCTGCCCGGCTGCCCGGCTGCCCGGCTGCCCGGCTGCCCGGCTGCCCGGCTGCCCGGCTGCCCGGCTGCCCGGCTGCCCGGCTGCCCGGCTGCCCGGCTGCCCGGCTGCCCGGCTGCCCGGCTGCCCGGCTGCCCGGCTGCCCGGCTGCAAGATCTTGGCACGAAAGGGCCCCTGGAGGGGCCGTTTCCTACCAAGATCTTCGCTGTTCCCGGCGGCGGCAGCCGTCCCGCCCGTCGATCAAGGAGTTTGCTTCGGATCGGGGCAGCCCGGGTGACGCAAACTCCTTGATCAACGAGGAGGGACCGGGCCGGAGGGTAGACAGAATGGCGAACGGCCCGTCTCGCGGGAGCGAGACGGGCCGTTCGATGACGTAGCCCCGACCGGATTCGAACCGGCGCTACCGCCTTGAGAGGGCGGCGTCCTGGGCCGCTAGACGACGGGGCCAGGCACTTTTCCTGCTTCACCACCCTGCCGGGCGGTGTGGCAGTAGTCTAGCCGCACCGCGTTCGGCACCGCCGCGGGGGGTCACCCCCTGCGCTGCGCACCGAACAGCAGAACAGCCCGCCCCCGGGAAGTGGGACGGGCTGACGGTGCTGTAGCCCCGACCGGATTCGAACCGGCGCTACCGCCTTGAGAGGGCGGCGTCCTGGGCCGCTAGACGACGGGGCCAGAACCTTCTTGCACTCCGGCAGTGGTGAACTGCCGGAATCCAGCGACCGGGGTTCTTGCGAACCCGCGGCTGCGCTGGGGTACCAGGACTCGAACCTAGACTAACTGAACCAGAATCAGTCGGGCTGCCAATTACCCCATACCCCATTGGCCCCTTGCGGCGCCGGGAATGAACTTTACCCTCCCGGTGCCGACAGGCCAAATCCAACCCCCCGAACCACCCTTGACCTGCGGAAACGGGGCGTCGGACGGATCAGGCGACGGGGACCACGGGGTTGCTGAGTTCCCCGATCCCCTCGATCCGCACGGTGACCGTATCCCCGTCGGTGAGCGGGCTAACCCCCGCCGGCGTGCCGGTGAGCACCACGTCGCCGGGAAGCAGCGTCATCACGTGCGAGATGTAGGACACCAGGCCCGGCACGTCGAAGACCATGTCCTTGGTCCGGCCGAGCTGGCGTACCTCCATCTCCTCCGGGTTGCGGCCCACCTCGCACCGGATCTCCAGGTCGGCCACGTCCAGCCC
Encoded here:
- a CDS encoding IclR family transcriptional regulator yields the protein MSGVGVLDKAVVILAACVDGASLAELVERTKLPRATAHRLAQALEIHRMLVRDTQGRWRPGPRLGELANAAPDVLLTAAEPLLAALRDATGESAQLYLRRADERICVAAAERASGLRDTVPVGSVLPMTAGSAAQILLAWEPPEAVMPLLPRSKFTGRTLAEVRRRGWAQSVAEREAGVASVSAPIRDRTGRVIAAISISGPIERLGRRPGERHAMAVVRAGQRLSGL